From Procambarus clarkii isolate CNS0578487 chromosome 14, FALCON_Pclarkii_2.0, whole genome shotgun sequence:
ACAATAAAGAagtgcttaaatttccccaaagcAATACATTACGttgacagcaacacacacacactaacgacATGTTGCCCAACACACAAGCAGGGATCAGAGGCGTGGGACCCGGGAGCTAGACCTGCCGTTAGTCACCTTTAGGTGACACACACGTTACAATAACTCCcagaatgtttgttgttgtgtccATAATCAAACACTCTGGCAACTGTGACCCCTGCAACTGATCGCTGCCACAAACTTTACAACCACCAACACGCCCTCTCTCCCAGGGTGTACAAGTTCTGTAGAGAACAATGTTGTTCTGGTCTGGAACTATTTGTTCTCGTGAGACGTATGGGAGGGGGACGCCGCACCACCCGAAGTGGCACATGTGACTGGCTTGCACGAgtctggcttgtatgggtctggcttgtatgggtctggcttgtatgggtctggcttgtatgggtctggcatgtatgggtctggcttgcacgagtctggcttgtatgggtctggcatgtatgggtctggcttgtatgggtctggcttgtatgggtctggcttgtatgggtctggcatgtatgggtctggcttgcacgagtctggcttgtatgggtctggcatgtatgggtctggcttgcacgagtctggcttgtatgggtctggcATGTATGGGTCTGGCATGTATGGGTCTGGCTTGCACGAgtctggcttgtatgggtctggcttgtatgggtctggcATGTATGGGTCTGGCATGTATGGGTCTGGCATGTATGGGTCTGGCATGTATGGGTCTAGCTTGTATGGgtctggcttgtatgggtctggcttgtatgggtctggcttgtatgggtctggcatgtatgggtctggcttgtatgggtctggcttgtatgggtctggcATGTATGGGTCTACCTTGTATGGgtctggcttgtatgggtctggcttgtatgggtctaccttgtatgggtctggcttgtatgggtctggcttgtatgggtctggcatgtatgggtctggcttgtacgggtctggcttgtatgggtctggcttgcacgagtctggcttgtatgggtctggcATGTATGGGTCTGGCTTGTATAGGTCTGGCTTGTACGGgtctggcttgtatgggtctggcttgcacgagtctggcttgtatgggtctggcttgtatgggtctggcttgtatgggtctggcttgtatgggtctggcatgtatgggtctggcttgtatgggtctggcatgtatgggtctggcttgtatgggtctggcttgtatgggtctggcttgtatgggtctggcttgtatgggtctggcatgtatgggtctggcttgtatgggtctggcttgtatgggtctggcatgtatgggtctggcttgtatgggtctggcATGTATGGGTCTGGCATGTATGGGTCTGGCATGTATGGgtctggcttgtatgggtctggcatgtatgggtctggcttgtatgggtctggcATGTATGGGTTtggcttgtatgggtctggcTTGCATGGGTCTGGCATGTATGGGTCTGGCATGTATGAgtctggcttgtatgggtctggcttgtataggtctggcttgtatgggtctggtttgtatgggtctggcttgtacgggtctggcttgtatgggtctggcatgtatgggtctggcttgtatgggtctggcatgtatgggtctggcttgtatgggtctAGCTTGTATGGGTAtggcttgtatgggtctggcttgtatgggtctggcttgtatgggtctggcatgtatgggtctggcttgtatgggtctggcttgtatgggtctggcATGTATGGGTCTACCTTGTATGGgtctggcttgtatgggtctggcttgtatgggtctaccttgtatgggtctggcttgtatgggtctggcttgtatgggtctggcatgtatgggtctggcttgtacgggtctggcttgtatgggtctggcttgcacgagtctggcttgtatgggtctggcATGTATGGGTCTGGCTTGTATAGGTCTGGCTTGTACGGgtctggcttgtatgggtctggcttgcacgagtctggcttgtatggatctggcttgtatgggtctggcttgtatgggtctggcttgtatgggtctggcatgtatgggtctggcttgtatgggtctggcatgtatgggtctggcttgtatgggtctggcttgtatgggtctggcttgtatgggtctggcttgtatgggtctggcttgtatgggtctggcttgtatgggtctggcttgtatgggtctggcttgtatgggtctggcttgtatgggtctggcATGTATGGGTCTGGCATGTATGGgtctggcttgtatgggtctggcATGTACGGGTCTGGCTTGTACGGGTCTGGCTTGCACGAgtctggcttgtatgggtctggcttgtatgggtctggcttgtatgggtctggcttgtatgggtctggcttgtatgggtctggcATGCATGGGTCTGGCATGTATGGGTCTGGCATGTATGGgtctggcttgtatgggtctggcTTGTACGGGTCTACCTTGTATGGGTCTGGCATGTATGGgtctggcttgtatgggtctggcttgtatgggtctggcttgtatgggtctggcttgtatgggtctggcttgtatgggtctggcttgtatgggtctggcttgtatgggtctggcATGTATGGGTTTGGCTTGTGTGGGTCTGGCTTGTACGGGTCTGGCTTGTACGGGTCTGGCTTGTACGGGTCTGGCTTGTACGGGTCTGGCTTGTGTGGGTCTGGCTTGTACGAGTCTGGCTTGTACGAGTCTGGCTTGTACGAGTCTGGCTTGTACGAGTCTGGCTTGTACGAGTCTGGCTTGTACGAGTCTAACTTTCCACAAACGAATTCCTCTTCGACGTCTCTGGCTGAGTTATTTGAGTTAGATGTAGATCTGTTGAGGATTTTTCAGGTATGGAAAACAATTCATAATTGTTTGTTATGTGCCATAGTTATGTGTTCTCTTattgtgccataggcacaatcagagaacactgtataaacatcagaggtccgcggttgttcaacgtcctcccagcaagcataagaaatattgccggaacaaccgtggacattttcaagaggaaactacatTTAttactccaaggagtgccggaccaaccgggctgtggtgggtatgtgggcctgcgggccgctccaagcaacagcctggtggaccaaactctcacaagtcaagcctggcctcgggccgggcatggggagtagaagaactcccagaaccccatcaaccaggtatcaaccaggtatcaattcCCCGAACACTATGAAGCtagtgaaaaaaaaaagaaactgaAAACTTGAAAAAAACTTAATACTTTTTGGGAAATTGGAAATCAAAACCGATCAGAAGCAAGGTCAAAATACTGGCAGAATAGTTTTTGTAATCAGAGAGAAGCAAAAATTTATTTAATCTTGTTTAGATTAGAAATTAGAAAGAAATTAGAAAATTAAATTAGattagaaataaaataaaaaaatttactTAATCTATTGTATTTCTGGTATAAATAACGATAGAAATATAAGAGTTTATCTGTGTTCCATAGATTTAGTTTCATAAATCATGGATGTTATATTTGCAAAGATTTGCTTGTTAATTTTCGATATTATATAAAAATTGAAGTAACATAATTTGCCATGTTATAGTTAAAATATTAGTGACAACAATTATTAAATCGTTAAATGGGAGCAATTTAGACGTTCTGTCATTCTTGGAGCAGTCAGAAAAATTGGAGAAAAACGTTACATTTTGTAATCCAATTATGATGAGTTATGACCTCATTTAGAAGGCATCAAGTTATAATTACTTTCAGGCCTCATAGGAGCCATCAACGACGGAGGGTCAACTAGACGATAATCTGTATTCAAATGAAGACTATATTCAGATACACAGGAGTTATGTATAACCATTGACAATTATTTTCAATTAATCAATTATTGTCAATTTATCAATTATTGTCAATTTATGTCAATTATTGTCAATTTATCACTTTATATAATTCTACTGTACTGACCTAAATAgataaatgtatatgtttatctctcagcctgtctgaggctggaggccaagggtttggggccaaattcacccAATATTTCGAGTAATTGCCTTTAGGGACGTTTCTAACATGGACAGGTCTGACGTGGGGTAGACACACCACCAAAGGAAAGTAAATAGTTGTAAACAATCACAAACGGAGAATTCTCGGGAGTAAAGAGGAGTAAAGAGGCTCCCATATAAATGAGAATAcccaccgagagagagagagagagagagagagagagagagagagagagagagagagagagagagagagagagagaataagaattCACGATTAAATTAATAGAGAAAACcttctcaccatcaacaccacacccaagACAAGCCCCcagacacgggctcaccatagcccgtgctacatggacacttcgttctgagtagctaaatctgaaacaacaacaacctcagacACTCCCAGGGCCACAATAAGAGTCTGGAGACCGGGCCAAGCTGGCCCTATACACGCAGGTCTTCTCTATAGCACCCGCCTGGACCCCCATAAGCTCTGCTACACTCAACATTGTCGAATCTTTGGGGTCATACCGTAAGGAAAAATGTGCAGAGAAGCAGACATTGTGGACGGGTTTATCCCTCTGTAGGACTTCTCTTATAGCGTTATTAGAGGAGAAAAACATGTTATGGGAATGGAGGAGCTTCTACCTTACAgcgaccacttgggctggacggtagagcgacggtctagcttcatgcaggtcggcgttcaatccccgaccgtccacaaggggttggagcaccattccttcccccccgtccacatcccaaatccttatcctgacccccttcccagtgctttaTAGTCTAACGGCTTGATGctatcccctgataattcccttcccgttCTACCTTACAGGGGAGGAAATAGGACACTGAGGGAAACCTTTTTCCCCTATTCGGAAACCCTATTTTTTCTTTTCGAAAATGTCATTAGACCGCACATTATATTAAGTGGCGCATACATTCACATATATCAAAAACTAAATTACAAATCGCGTTTCAATATTTTGGATGGGTTTCAAAGGCTGTATTGAGTACGAAAAGTGTTTACGGAAGAGAAACGATCGAAATTACACTGATTTTGAAGCAAAGTTTGTGAAACATCTTAACACATTTCATTAAAATGTATCTTTATATCAAGTACTGATTTAAAAGATACATATAAGAAGCATCTCTTGAATAAATGAATTAAAAGTCAAGCAGACAGTAAGAAAGTTTTAAGATCTTCGTTAACTTATATTATCCAAATTCCGTGTTAAATTGTGCCAAGAATTTGAGGAAAACACAGGGAAAATGGACAATTTCAAAAGGTCAGCTATTTATCCTGTTGCCGGAGTCAGGCAGCAATCACCTCACCTTATCCTTCGCCGCTCCCTACGAATAAGGGGAGGTTAGGTGAAGCGTAGATTAGGGTGTACTCTCACCTACAAATATCTACATTTTTCCCATTGGACTTTATGggttcactatagcccgtgctacttagaaatttttgttctgagtagttgaatctaaagcaacaacaaACTTGTAAGTTCACCTCCACGTAGGTTCCCattagaatcgacttgagaatggtctaggacggaccgaaacgtcgtcgtcccttcaccttctagtgtgtggtctggtcaacttcccATTAGATATTCCACTGTAAACAGTTCATGCTCATCTAATCCGAAGTAGGCTCCTCTGAGGTTCTCTAAACTAACCAATCAGTGAAAGTGAACCACAGCTTAACTAACTCATCGTGGACTGATCATCAGATCACCTAACTCATCGAGGCCGATGTCAATTAGCACTGAAAGCGTATACCCAGCCAAATCTTTTGCGTATATTAAATACCATTCAATTTGCAAGCTTGTATTCTTCAAAACGAGAGGATTTTAATACCCTTTTTTCTCTCTggccttttattttgtttcgcaTCAGCTTTTAAAACATCATCCAAGTAGAACACACATACGAGAGTAAACGAGTTGTGTAAACCAGGAACAATCATTCAATCCACTCTTGTGTTTCGTGTTTGTCAACaaattactccattaaacattgcagTTAAACCATTGTCGTTCGTAGGATTGAAGTATACAAGGTCTTCCTCAGGCTGTAATTACCTGTAAAATATTTACATCAAATGCAAATACTTACAATGAACATTGTTAACGTTCGTGAAGAGAGGGGTTGTAGCCATTcatttatacatatatgtattacaCACATCAGCAGTGAGATATCAAACTTTGAGATATCATGGCCTTTGAGACATCAAGTTGGACAGATATTGGCAGAAAACTGAGGCATATGAACGCATATTGGAAGTTGATGATGGAAAGAGAGACTCTCGAACCAAATGGAAAAATGAGATCAAGAAGAAAAGGCTAAGAAATAAATGACGTGCAAAAAATATTTTCTGAATCTCTTTTTGAGATCACGGAAGAAAGTTAGtttaagacagacagacagacacagagggaGAGGGAAGTAGCAGTTGACCTGAATGATGACTGAACGAGGCAAGAAAGTCAGCAGGAGATGGTGTAAGATTTTTCAAGATTacatcacacacaaaaaaataaccAAGACATTACTTAAATATTACACTAGGAAAACCTGCATGGATTATCGTACTTTAATCTCTATTACATCActatcaatcgacttgataatgatccaagacggactgaaacgtcgtcgtctcctcatcttcgagagagtggtttggtcatcacttCTTTGTCAATATTGCATCGTTCTTATAGTTATCAATGTTTTTTATGATAATAATTATCATTATAATCGTTATTAGTTTATCCCGATAGTTACTTTGTTGCAAGTTATGACTACACTTTGTATATGGAGTTACTGCAATACgggtataaatataatttatttgaTATCATCTTGTGTTATTAGAtatttagtgtatatatatatatatatatatatatatatatatatatatatatatatatatatatatatatatatatatatatatatatatatatataaaagtttgtgagggtaccacctgtgGTGccgatgtggggacccatagcctcggagaagaaaataaaaagtattcagaggagaccttgtggtttctcactgaacactaatattatcttctcctaccacccccattcttttgtatgtacacatatatatttactttatttgaactttgttacaaaaaaggagttacatatgggttacaaagatggttatcataggttgtcgagttcctccagctcctcagatggcgggcaggaaccctggatgcagtgcgcatttcccctctgtatcgccacactgaggcgctgggaaagaaagcttgcagctcctgggtcccttgttgtttcaatgagcctagaacccagttccttcaaaaaactggtagcacttttaccccaggcgccgagtgtctcagaagcaatggggacaaaattgtagtggtgatccagttctctatacttacgggatttggctgcttccctgtgggtggcagcgccacctgtttgtgctacactgaggttaatgtaggtgttagccagggttgatacgcacgtgtagtcccataccaactgcttgccattcttccaggggttcactgtgataccatccgggcgaccaataagagcatcagagttacggggcgttaggtaacggggctctctttcagctgggcatccagctgtggtgaggctcctcttgatgatgtcgttaacttcactgtgcctcgagtgccatccccctgtgctttggcagagtaggcgatggtggccgtacctgtcagccaccactttGCCGCAAATACacttatatctggtgtggattggggcagcaaggcggagggccacagcaatttggagggcgtgtggtgtgagacgcgtgccagttgccgacattggggttgctaacaggaaatcccctgcatgtggtgctgctactgctgtgaggcgagcaatgtcatgttgtgttgttgcagcacccaggcactctgcagcaacttggtctacaatggggccatcccagctggattgcttgtggggttttggggatggtggttgaggtgatgggcctgcacgagaggcccactctgtggcacagcgtgtaaaattgggatcatgtacacctgccagctgatgtaagtgggcaggtagaatttccttcacaaggtcgtcggatgctgataaggaggacaggaaggctggaacagcgatttgagtTACTGTTCGACCTcataggcccccaagtcttacgggaagagaggcttgtttccactgtaggtcatcgagagagaggttaagggttttttctagcattgatttcagtaaccggtcatactcacttagtttttggctgctgtaagatggtgaacacctcagaaagtaggttaacctggggagggacagacatctggtgatgaggtagagtgcatcatgagcatcaatatcctcaatcctcccatccatcttcttaaggtcggcgattttcttatcaaggacctcatcgatggctttcaaccccaggggagctcctaggagtgtgctgtcttcaggtttagtttttatggatatttggcagaagaccctctattctctctacgatgccctggttggaacatattatttcacatttagaagggtttagggtgaggcctaaaactgcaccttgctcctggattttcctgatgtcctccaggagggagtcttgggaaccagctagggtaccatcatccaagaaccagatgttaagctcgctggacaggacctctgtgacttgtttgatgactaagcagaaaaggagaggagcaagggggtcaccctgttggacgccttctcgcgagtcaatttcatgttcgccaaaaagtagcttaagatccatactgtagcatgaatgtacaaaagggcagagggaagggaaatgactatgaaccgcacggagtacagcatccctccgcaccaaattgaaggcatttttgaaatctagcttgataagggccttttcgtctgtgatgttggcgatgaaggctcgagctgcatgggctgccgcctcacacccttgtggaatgccaaacgcaagctgttttggcttcagcatgttggctgctgcatcactaactgttcttgcagctgctttTGCGacaagacgccggagagaattgcccacagctattggcctgatccctccatcctttttctttagagcacaaagagatgctccaaaaaagataggtcttatggacgctggtatgttgccagctagacatgtgttggtgaatctggttagttccaccaagaggttctttgcaatgtcacccagtgcagggttgagcatttgcttgaggtggttgggttttagtcctgtgaacccacctgctgatcctgtagggaaggacatggctgctttatggaccgtagattcagccacccagagaggttctgctccggtagcccccacttgtacaatgtcgtcctcacgcggagccctgggtgggtgtttctcccttagggcttgagctgttgcggcatctctgtcggcaattgagtcctcactggtgatgactcgtattgcgccaatagtgtttccttcctctattttcttggtgactgatgttctgatttttgatgtctcggatatgccactgttgctcttccttccgtgggtgtttctcgcgcgagtgggaaggtgcACCTGGttttcctccctgggaaaataatttatagctttgatgactgaggcagctaaggttttgtctctccttgcaggggtggctagacatatgttgccaaactttaggaggttgtgccatgcttgggtcgttccaggagagtcgttgacctttctcaggagggcagataatttggctgctgcatgggggcgggctgctttagggatgtgttgcaaggttctggccgatgttgctatgatagcttctaataaattttctgtgggaatgaaggtctgggaggtgttttgccttac
This genomic window contains:
- the LOC138364735 gene encoding uncharacterized protein — protein: MSATGTRLTPHALRIAVALRIAVALCLAAPIHTKYRYICDEVVADRSTSNSNNSARDVEEEFVCGKLDSYKPDSYKPDSYKPDSYKPDSYKPDSYKPDPHKPDPYKPDPYKPDPYKPDPYKPDPHKPNPYMPDPYKPDPYKPDPYKPDPYKPDPYKPDPYKPDPYKPDPYMPDPYKVDPYKPDPYKPDPYMPDPYMPDPCMPDPYKPDPYKPDPYKPDPYKPDPYKPDSCKPDPYKPDPNNRMHGDAHFSSQLLIN